The Acidimicrobiales bacterium genome includes the window GGTCGGCCGGTCGAGCTCGGCTACAAGGCCCAAGTCGTCGACAACGCCGACGGCATCGTCTTGGACTGGCAGCTCGAGAAGGGCAACCCGCCCGACGCACCCCAACTAGCCCCGACCAGAGCCAACCCCCGCGACGAGCTCTTCAGGTCGAAGGAGCTAGGGGGCGTCGGGCATCGGGGCGGCGCCCAGGGCGGCGAGGAGCTCCCGGCCCCGGTCGGCGTGGTCGCCGCCGGCCAGGACGAGCGTGCGGGCGTACTGGTAGCGGGCGCCGGCCGCGTCGAGGGCGGTGGCGGCCGCCAGGAGCAGGTCCGGGTCCCCGATGCGGAGCCCCTCGGCCCGGTCGACGATGGCGCCGGCCAGCGGATTCCCGGCGGTGGCCACCCGGGCCCGGGCGATGCGGGCGTCGGCGTCGTCGGTGCCATCGGAGGCGGCGAGCACGGCGGCTTCGGCCCCGACGGCGGCGTACCACTGGCGCCAGGCGCCGGTGAGCCAGTGGACGCGGGCACCGGGGTCGTCGGCGAGCACGGCCCGGGCGTGCCGGTGGTCGCCGTGGTGAAGGGCGACGATCGCGTCGAACAGCGGGGCGACGCCCATGCGCCGCCCCTCCAGGTGGCCGACGACCTGGTTCATGTCGTCGAACATGGCGAGCCAGCCCCGGCGGGCCTCGTGGTCGCCCCGGAGCCCGTGGGCGAGCCCCGCGGCCAGGGGCGCCATGGCGAAGCCGCCGATCGGCACGCGGCCCGTGCGCTCCCAGGCCAGCCGGAAGCCGTCGCCCAGCTCGACGGCGCGGTCGAGGTCACCGGACAGTGCGGCCCACACCAGCAGCCAGTCGCTCCGCAGCAGGCCCTCCTCCCGGAAGACCGGTCGCTGGCGGAGCAGGGCGTAGCGCCGGCCGGTGTCCAGGTCGCCGGCCGCGATGTGGGTGAGCGGCGCCATGTGCATGGCGTCCTCGTACTCGTAGGCGAGGTCGATCCCCTGGCTGACGGGTTCGAGCAGCTCGACGCGCCGGGCGGCGTGCACGGCGGCCGTCCCGGGGTCGCCCCGCATGAGGTGGGCCATGGTCAGCAGGTCGAGCGCCGCGCTCGCCAGGCGGGGGTCGTCGACGGCCTCGGTCAGCGCGACGGTGCGGGCGGCGGTCTCGACCGTCAGGCGGTCGCCGTCGAGGCCGCCCGCCTCGGCCACGGCGATGGCCGCGGCGACGTGGGGGTCGTCGCCGGCCAGCCGGCGGGCCTCGGCGAGTTGCCCTTCGGCCGTGCCGGGGGGCGGTAGCTCGGTGAAGATGCCGGCCGCCCGGCTGATCAACTCGGCGGCGCGGGTGAGCTCGAGCGCGGCCCGAACGGGGTCCCCGGCCCGGCGGGCGGCTTCGGCGCCGGCCGCGTAGAGGCCGGCGGCGTCGCGGCTGTCGAGCCGGCACAGCGCGGCCCCGGCGGCCAGGTGGAACGACTCGGCGGCCGCGGCGTCGTCGCCGGTGAGGGCGGCGGCCTGGGTGAACCGGCGCTGGGCCTCGCTGGGCAGGCCGTGGACGAACGCCAGGTGGGCCAGGCGCCGGGCGAGGTCGTGGGCGTCGGCCCGGCGCTCGGGACGGTCCGACGCCCAGCCCAGCGCCGCCCGCAGGTCGTCGGCGAGGCGGTCGAACTCGGCGTCACCGGCGGTCCGGGCCGCGAGGTCGGCCGCCGCGTCGAGGCACCAGGCCAGGTGCCGGGCGTGGGCGTCGTCGGCCTCACCGGTGCGCTCCAGCTGGTCGGTGCCGTACTGCCGCACCGTCTCGAGCATCCGGTAGCGGGGCGCCACGGGGTCGGGCTCGACCAGCAGCAGGCTGCTGTCGGCCAGCGCCCCCAGGGCCGCCGCCACGTCGGCGACCGCCAACGGCGGGTGGGCGGCGACCGCCTCGGCCTGGTCGGCGGTGAACGACCCGTTGAACACGGCCACCCGCCGCAGCACCACCTGGTCGGTGGGCTCGAGCAGCCCTTGGCTCCAGTCGAGCGCGGCCCGCACCGAGCGGTGGCGCTCGTCCCGCCGGGGACCGCCGGTGAGCAGGCGCAGCGGGTCGGTGAGACCGGCCTCCAGGCCGGCCAGGCCCAGCGTCGCCACCCGCGCGGCGGACAGCTCGATGGCCAGCGCGATGCCGTCGAGCTGGGCGCAGACGGCGTCGACGCGGCGCCGGTCCTCGGGCGACGCCGGCGTCCAGCCGGTCATCGCCGCCCGGTCGAGGAACAGGGCGGCGGCGTCACCGGTCGAGTCGCCTGCGCCGTCCGGCGTCGCCGACAGGCCCGGCACGGCGAAGACCCGCTCGTAGGGCACCAGCAGCCGGGTCCGGCTGGTGGCGAGCACGGTCACGCCGGGGCACGACGACAGGAGGGGCTCGACGAGGTCGACGACGCCCTCGACCAGGTGCTCGCAGTTGTCCAGCACCACCAGGGCGGTGACCGACCGGAGGTGGGCGCACACGGCCTCGACGCCCGACCGGTGGCGCTGGTCGCCGGCCCCCACCACGGCGGCCACCGCGTCGCCCACCATCGCCGGGTCGGTGACCGGCACCAGGTCGACGTACCAGGCCCCGGCGGCGTACCGGTCGGCGACGTCGGCGGCGAGGGCCAGCGCGATGCGGGTCTTG containing:
- a CDS encoding LuxR C-terminal-related transcriptional regulator, whose amino-acid sequence is MSQLSSEAGVSEREAEVLGLVGEHLTNAEVAARLFISVRTVESHVSSLLRKLGAQDRRELAQLALEFRPTPDAAGARAPAATARPAIPAPLTSFVGRERERRELADALATHRLVTALGPGGVGKTRIALALAADVADRYAAGAWYVDLVPVTDPAMVGDAVAAVVGAGDQRHRSGVEAVCAHLRSVTALVVLDNCEHLVEGVVDLVEPLLSSCPGVTVLATSRTRLLVPYERVFAVPGLSATPDGAGDSTGDAAALFLDRAAMTGWTPASPEDRRRVDAVCAQLDGIALAIELSAARVATLGLAGLEAGLTDPLRLLTGGPRRDERHRSVRAALDWSQGLLEPTDQVVLRRVAVFNGSFTADQAEAVAAHPPLAVADVAAALGALADSSLLLVEPDPVAPRYRMLETVRQYGTDQLERTGEADDAHARHLAWCLDAAADLAARTAGDAEFDRLADDLRAALGWASDRPERRADAHDLARRLAHLAFVHGLPSEAQRRFTQAAALTGDDAAAAESFHLAAGAALCRLDSRDAAGLYAAGAEAARRAGDPVRAALELTRAAELISRAAGIFTELPPPGTAEGQLAEARRLAGDDPHVAAAIAVAEAGGLDGDRLTVETAARTVALTEAVDDPRLASAALDLLTMAHLMRGDPGTAAVHAARRVELLEPVSQGIDLAYEYEDAMHMAPLTHIAAGDLDTGRRYALLRQRPVFREEGLLRSDWLLVWAALSGDLDRAVELGDGFRLAWERTGRVPIGGFAMAPLAAGLAHGLRGDHEARRGWLAMFDDMNQVVGHLEGRRMGVAPLFDAIVALHHGDHRHARAVLADDPGARVHWLTGAWRQWYAAVGAEAAVLAASDGTDDADARIARARVATAGNPLAGAIVDRAEGLRIGDPDLLLAAATALDAAGARYQYARTLVLAGGDHADRGRELLAALGAAPMPDAP